From Micromonospora echinaurantiaca:
GGGGTCTCCCACGGCGCTCCGCGTCGCTACTTCCCGACCCACCAGGCCCTGTTGGCCGCCATCGCGCGGGAGGGTTACCAGCGACTCGGCCAGCAGGTCGCCGAGCTGGTCGGCGGCGACGACCCGGACCCGCACGCACAACTACTCGCGCTCAGCCGGCTGTACCTGAGCTTCGCGCAGGACAACCGCGGCATGTTCGAACTCATGTTCCGGCACGACCTGCTGCGGGGCAACGGGATCGGCCTGCGGGAGGCCAGCCAGGCGCTGTTCGGCGTACTGGTCGACCTGGTCGACCGGGCCCGGCCCGCCGTGGCCGGCGCGCCACCGCCCGCCGTCACCGCCGCCGCGCTGTGGGCCAGCCTGCACGGCATCGCCGAACTCTGGCAGTGGGGCAGCCTCCAGACGACGGTGCGGACGGACGATGTCGAACCGCTGCTGCGCGCGGCACTGGACGCCCATGTCGGGCGCCGAAGACCCTCGCGCCGCACCAGCGGCCCGTGAACCGGTACTGACCGTCGGGAGGACGAGTGCTGCTGCAAGCGACCGTACGCCTGGTGATCGCTCCGCTCGCCCGGCTGCTCTACCGGCCCGTCGTCGAGGGCCGGGAGAACGTTCCGCGGCGTGGCCCGGTGATCCTGGCCGCCAACCACCTGTCCTTCATCGACAGCGTGGTGATCCCGCTCGTGGCGCCCCGACCGGTCGCCTTCCTGGCCAAGGCGGAATACTTCCGGCGCCCGGGGTTCAAGGGATGGCTGACCCGCACCTGCCTCACCGGCATCGACGCCATCCCGGTGCAGCGGGGCGGCCACCGGGAGGCCCGGGCGTCGCTGCAACTGGCTCTCGACGTCCTCGCCGAGGGGCGAGCCTTCGGGCTCCACCCCGAAGGCAGCCGGTCGCGCGACGGCCGGATCTACCGCGGCCGTACCGGCGTCGCCTGGCTCGCGCTCGCCTCCGGCGCTCCGGTGGTCCCCGTTGCCGTCCTCGGCACCGACCGGATCCAGCCCATCGGCGCCCGACTACCCCGACTCGGGAAGGTGACGGTGCGATTCGGTGCGCCGTTGCACTTCACGCAGCCCGCCGGCAGCGTCGGCCAGGCCCGGCGGGCCGTCACCGACGAGATCATGGCGGCCATCCGGGACCTGTCCGGGCAGGAACCAGCCGACGGCTACAACGACCTGACCACCGCCGCCTAGCCCGGCGGACCAGAACGGCGACACGACGATGTCCCGGTCGGGTCGACACCGGCGCGCGTGGCACTCGGTGCCGAACGGGGACCCGGCGCAGCCGTACGGCCCCGGACGTGCCCTACCTGGCGGCGGTGATCACGCGGATGGTGCGCTGCGCACCCGAGGGCACCGACGCGCTGCTCAAGGCGCTCGACCGAGGGCTGGTGAGCGAGGTGTTCGATCCGGCCCGGCCGAGCAGCGTGTGATCCGGGGCCAGGCAGCCGACCCTGGCCCGGGCGAACCGGACGGTCGCTACCGGCGGCTCTCGTCGAGGAGTCGGTTGAGGGCGAGCGCGGTGTTGATCAGCGCCAGGTGGCTGAACGCCTGAGGGAAGTTGCCCAACTGTTCGCCGGTGGGGGCGATCTCCTCGCCGAAGAGGCCGAGGTGGTTGCTGAAGGTGAGCATCTTCTCGAAGGTGAGCCGGGCGTCGTCGAGGCGACCGGCCTCGGCGAGGGCCTCGACGTACCAGAAGGTGCACATGTTGAAGGTGCCCTCGTCGCCGGGCAGGCCGTCGGGGGCGTGGGTCGGGTCGTACCGGTAGACGAGGCTGTCGGAGACCAGGTCGTCCTCGATCGTGCGAAGGGTGGACTGCCAGATCGGGTCGTTCGGGGCGACGAAG
This genomic window contains:
- a CDS encoding TetR/AcrR family transcriptional regulator; the protein is MPELEGGLRVRLVEVGVDLLAQEGPRALTLREIARRAGVSHGAPRRYFPTHQALLAAIAREGYQRLGQQVAELVGGDDPDPHAQLLALSRLYLSFAQDNRGMFELMFRHDLLRGNGIGLREASQALFGVLVDLVDRARPAVAGAPPPAVTAAALWASLHGIAELWQWGSLQTTVRTDDVEPLLRAALDAHVGRRRPSRRTSGP
- a CDS encoding lysophospholipid acyltransferase family protein; this encodes MLLQATVRLVIAPLARLLYRPVVEGRENVPRRGPVILAANHLSFIDSVVIPLVAPRPVAFLAKAEYFRRPGFKGWLTRTCLTGIDAIPVQRGGHREARASLQLALDVLAEGRAFGLHPEGSRSRDGRIYRGRTGVAWLALASGAPVVPVAVLGTDRIQPIGARLPRLGKVTVRFGAPLHFTQPAGSVGQARRAVTDEIMAAIRDLSGQEPADGYNDLTTAA